The proteins below come from a single Corylus avellana chromosome ca3, CavTom2PMs-1.0 genomic window:
- the LOC132175157 gene encoding malate dehydrogenase, mitochondrial, whose protein sequence is MRPSMFRSVKSAVARSSSAHVARRGYSSESVPERKVAVLGAAGGIGQPLALLMKLNPLVSRLSLYDIAGTPGVAADVSHINTRSEVAGYMGDDQLGKALEGSDVVIIPAGVPRKPGMTRDDLFNINAGIVKSLCAAIAKYCPNAIVNMISNPVNSTVPIAAEVFKKAGIYDEKRLFGVTTLDVVRAKTFYAGKANLNVAEVNVPVVGGHAGITILPLFSQATPKANFSDEDIKALTKRTQEGGTEVVEAKAGKGSATLSMAYAGAIFADACLKGLNGVPDVVECSYVQSSVTDLPFFASKVRLGKNGVEEILGLGPLSDFEKESLETLKPELLSSIEKGIKFANQS, encoded by the exons ATGAGGCCTTCCATGTTCAGATCCGTGAAGTCCGCCGTAGCGAGAAGCTCCTCGGCCCACGTCGCTCGACGTGGCTACTCCTCCGAATCCGTCCCGGAGCGCAAGGTCGCCGTTCTCGGCGCCGCCGGGGGTATCGGGCAGCCACTGGCTTTGCTGATGAAGCTCAACCCTCTGGTCTCCAGGCTCTCCCTTTACGATATCGCTGGGACCCCCGGTGTTGCCGCCGATGTCAGCCACATCAACACCAGATCTGAG GTGGCCGGGTATATGGGTGACGACCAGCTGGGAAAAGCTTTGGAGGGATCAGATGTTGTTATCATCCCTGCTGGCGTGCCCAGAAAGCCCGGTATGACCCGTGACGATCTCTTCAACATTAATGCCGGTATCGTCAAATCTCTCTGCGCTGCCATCGCCAAGTACTGCCCTAAT GCCATCGTTAATATGATAAGCAACCCTGTGAACTCAACAGTCCCCATTGCTGCTGAGGTTTTCAAGAAAGCAGGAATATATGATGAGAAGAGGTTGTTTGGTGTGACTACCCTTGATGTGGTTAGGGCTAAGACATTCTATGCTGGAAAGGCGAACCTGAATGTTGCAG AGGTTAACGTACCAGTTGTTGGTGGCCACGCTGGCATAACCATTCTCCCACTGTTTTCTCAA GCCACACCGAAAGCCAATTTTTCAGATGAAGATATCAAGGCTCTTACAAAGAGAACTCAAGAGGGAGGGACAGAAGTTGTGGAAGCAAAGGCTGGGAAGGGATCTGCAACATTGTCAATGGC CTATGCTGGAGCCATATTTGCCGACGCTTGCCTGAAGGGACTTAATGGTGTTCCAGATGTAGTGGAATGTTCATATGTTCAATCAAGTGTCACTGACCTTCCTTTCTTTGCTTCTAAG GTGAGGCTTGGAAAGAATGGTGTAGAGGAGATTTTGGGGCTAGGTCCTCTCTCTGACTTTGAAAAGGAAAGTTTGGAAACCCTGAAACCTGAACTCTTGTCATCTATAGAGAAGGGAATCAAGTTTGCCAACCAGAGTTAG
- the LOC132175351 gene encoding transcription factor GTE3, chloroplastic-like, translating into MASGLLGGDEAREKKRRWEESNHVYSRKHHKKSKNSNNVSSQTLATTTTEDNNSQPPRSFDEVASDDSSSLNRPQPVAQGGRELANGNDLPGYSRFQDRVRISVSSRPKSEVRELRRKLVSELDQVRGLMKKLEDAVDRVGSAMRVNSEVGSNSKPFRAVAETKDQWVGELVEKEKRAPKEKQYYKNSDLVSGKESKKKLKSNGGKRDDGLEKGFRVDKDWHSSPVFKSCGDLLVKLMKHKFGWVFNKPVDVKGLGLHDYYTIIKHPMDLGTVKTRLNKNWYKSPREFAEDVRRAFSNAMLYNPKGQDVHFMAEQLSKIFEDQWKPIEAEFKRTRRVEMARDAALSTPTSRKAPMLARAPAPAPAPAPAPPPPVEMRTLDRAESMTMPVEPKMKAASSSQLGRTPLPKKPKARDPDKRDMTYEEKQRLSLNLQSLPSEKLDNIVQIIRRRNPGIFQQDDEIEVDMGSVDPETLWELDRFVTNYKKSLSKNKRKAELAPHSEAETDHATQETNVAPAIAEAPKENEPAENNATKFTPVQGKKQGDNVSGSSSSSGSSSGSGSSSSDSDSDSRSVSGSDAEHLP; encoded by the exons ATGGCTTCAGGGCTACTAGGCGGTGACGAAGCGAGAGAGAAGAAGCGCAGGTGGGAGGAGAGCAACCACGTCTATTCCCGGAAGCACCACAAGAAATCCAAGAATTCCAACAATGTGTCCTCCCAAACCCtagccaccaccaccaccgaaGACAACAACTCTCAGCCGCCGCGGAGTTTCGATGAGGTGGCTTCCGACGATTCGTCTAGCCTCAATCGCCCGCAGCCGGTCGCACAGGGCGGCCGTGAGCTCGCCAATGGGAATGACTTGCCGGGTTATTCGAGGTTCCAGGACCGGGTTAGGATTAGCGTGAGTTCGAGGCCGAAGAGTGAGGTTAGAGAGCTTAGGAGGAAGCTAGTGAGTGAGCTTGACCAAGTGAGGGGCCTAATGAAGAAGCTTGAAGATGCGGTTGATAGGGTTGGGAGTGCAATGAGGGTAAATTCGGAGGTGGGTTCGAATTCGAAGCCGTTTCGGGCTGTGGCGGAGACTAAGGATCAATGGGTTGGTGAATTagtggagaaagagaagagGGCGCCCAAGGAAAAGCAGTATTATAAGAATTCGGATTTGGTTTCAGGGAAGGAGAGTAAAAAGAAGTTGAAATCCAATGGAGGGAAGAGGGATGATGGGCTTGAAAAGGGATTCAGAGTTGATAAGGATTGGCATTCGAGTCCGGTGTTCAAGAGTTGTGGTGATTTGCTGGTCAAGTTGATGAAGCATAAGTTTGGTTGGGTGTTTAATAAGCCAGTGGATGTGAAGGGTCTCGGACTTCACGATTACTATACCATTATAAAGCACCCTATGGATTTGGGAACGGTGAAGACTAGGCTGAACAAGAATTGGTATAAGTCGCCGAGGGAGTTTGCAGAGGATGTAAGACGTGCATTTAGTAATGCCATGTTGTATAATCCGAAAGGGCAGGATGTTCACTTCATGGCTGAGCAGCTGTCCAAGATATTTGAGGACCAGTGGAAGCCCATAGAGGCCGAGTTTAAGCGTACTAGGAGAGTTGAAATGGCTCGTGATGCAGCTTTGTCAACACCCACATCAAGAAAGGCTCCAATGCTAGCTCGAGCTCCGGCTCCAGCTCCAGCTCCTGCTCCTGCTCCTCCACCACCAGTGGAAATGAGGACTTTGGATAGAGCAGAATCTATGACAATGCCTGTGGAACCCAAAATGAAAGCTGCTAGCTCTAGTCAGCTGGGTAGGACCCCCCTTCCGAAGAAACCAAAAGCTAGGGATCCTGATAAAAGGGACATGACTTACGAGGAGAAGCAGAGGCTCAGCTTAAACCTTCAGAGTTTGCCTTCGGAGAAACTAGATAATATTGTCCAGATAATTAGGAGGAGGAATCCTGGGATTTTTCAACAAGATGATGAGATTGAAGTGGACATGGGAAGTGTTGATCCAGAAACACTTTGGGAACTAGATAGATTTGTGACCAATTACAAGAAGAGTTTGAGCAAGAATAAGAGAAAAGCTGAACTTGCTCCTCATTCAGAGGCAGAAACCGACCATGCTACCCAGGAGACA AATGTGGCTCCAGCCATTGCCGAGGCaccaaaagaaaatgaaccaG CTGAAAACAATGCTACCAAATTCACCCCAGTTCAAGGAAAAAAGCAAGGTGATAACGTGAGTGGATCGAGTAGTTCCAGTGGTTCTAGCAGCGGCTCTGGATCCTCTTCAAGTG ATTCTGACAGTGATAGTCGCTCTGTTTCTGGATCAGATGCGGAGCATTTACCATAA